The Flammeovirga pectinis genomic interval TCTCTACTATCTTTTGCTCAAGAGAAAAATAAAAAGAAGCAAAAGAAAGATAAATCTATGATGGGTAAAATTCAATCAGATTTAGAAGAACAAGAACAATATGAAAGAGATAGTACTGTTTTTTATTTTCCAGATTGGACACAAGGAGATGTAACATTAAAAACTGGAGAAAAATTTACGGATGTGCCTGTGTTATATGATTTACAGCACGATCAAGTAGAAATTCAGCGAGTAGAATCTTCTTCTCTATATGGAGGAATGGAAATACTAGATACCACAACTATTACTTTTGAAGTTCATACAATAAATAATTTCAAAATGGTGGTTTCTAATTATGATGATGCTGGTGTTGAAATAGATAAAACTGATTTTGATTTTATTAATGCTGATATCTATTTAAGAGAAGGAGTTCCGGCTTTGGGCATTTATCAAGAAATATTAAAAGGAGATTTAAGTTTACTTGCTTACCCTTATCTTTTAAAAACAGCTATACGCCCTAACACAACTTTTGATGAAGACCGTTTAAACAATGAAGCAAGAGGAATACATTCCAATCCACATAAAAATGAAGTGATTTATGATTATGCTTTAAAAGAAAAATTATATTTCTTAATTGATAATAATCACTTACAATTAGTGGATACAAGAAAGAAACATCTTTTAAGAGTATTTGTTGGTAAAGAGGCAGAAATGTCATCTTATATCAATAAAAACAATATAAGTTTTAGACAAAAAGAAGGTCTTATTGAACTTGTAAAACATTATAATTCAATACTATAGTTTATTGGTTGTTTAGCCACTCTTCAACATGTTTTGCTACATTTTCCCAAGTAGGCTCAAACATAAAGGCATGTGCCATATTCTCGAAAATTTTAGACTCGTGATTATATAAGGCAGCTGTTTTTTCTACATCTTCTGGGAAGATAATTTTATCATCTCTAAAACCAATATGATACATTGGGAAGTTGACTTTCTCTGGTTTAATAGCAAAGTCTTTTAAGCACATTTCTAACATTGCACGAATGGATTCTCTTTGAATATTTCTACCCACATGCATCTGAACTTCTCTACTAGGAGGGGTAGTATAAATACCTTCAGGTGCTTCTGTATTAATAAATTTCCAAAAAGGGAATAACGTAGATGCAGCAAATTTCCCCCAACTAATTGGGTTAGAAAAAAATGAGGATGTCATAGAGTTTAATATTCCATAAGGAGGAACTGCTGCCAACAAAACTGCAGCTTGTAAAGAAACTCTTTGTGCTACAAGTTGCGTAACAATACCACCCATAGAATGCCCAATTACAATAGGTTTTTCTTCTAAGGAGGTAATAAGGTTAATTACATCATTAGTGTAAATTTCTAAGCCATAGAGATTAAGTAAAACTTTATTTCCATTTTCTCCATGTCCGCTTAAACTTATAGCATAAGTATCGTATCCAATTTCTGAGAAATACTCATAGAAATTACCTTTCCAAGCTTCTGCATTAAACAAAGCCCCGTGTACTAGGATAATAGGGTGCTTAGATTTTTTATTTTTGGCAGGGTTAAATAATGTGGTTGATGACATGTTACAAAGTTAATTCTTAAAATGAAAAAGGCCGAACGTAGGTAACACTAATCGTTCGGCCTTTTGTCAAAGAATATTAATTCTCGTATTTATCTTTAAATTTTTGATACAACATAGAGTGTTTATTGTTTAAATCAATTGCTCTACCATCTATAAAAGCAATAGTTACTTTACTTGTACGCATATCAAGTAAATCACCTTTACTTATAACAAGTGTAGCAGATTTACCTACTTCTAAACTTCCGTATTTCTCTTCAATTCCTAAAATTTTAGCAGTATTAGATGTAATCATTTTTAAAGCTTCTTCTTTTTCTACACCAAAAGCAGCAGCAGTTCCCGCATAAAAAGGTAGGTTTCTAGAATTTGAAGCACTAGAATGTGTTAACCCTACTAAGATACCAGCCTCTTGTAATAATGCTGCTCTTTTATAAGGTAAGTCGTAGGCTTCTTGTTCTCTTTCTGGTAATGAATGTACGTCTGTAAGTAAAACAGGAATGTTATTCTCCTTTAAGAAATCTGTGATTAACCAAGCGTCTGCACCACCAACAACGACTATATTTTGGATGTTGTATTTTTGAGCCATTTTTACTGCAGATACAATGCTTTTTGCCTCATCTACATGAATAAATAGTTTCTCTTTACCAGAAAATAATTCTTTCATTGCCTCCATAGGGAAGTCTGGAAGTTTGATATCAGTTGCCTTACTGTATGCTTCTGCATCCATTAAAGTATGCTCGATTACCTTTACATATTTTTGATATGTTTTAGATATTTGCAATCCTTTTTCAGGGCTAGTCCAACCTGGTGCATAATATTTATTAGGCCAATGCAAGTGTTGTCCATCATTTTCTTGTACAATAGCATCTTCCCAGTTCCAAGCATCTAGTTGTACAATAGAAGATCTACCAGAGAATATCCCTCCTTTTGGCATTACTTGTTCTACTAGAATACCGTTACTTCTAACAGTAGGAATAACATGAGAATCTGTATTGAAAGCAATTACAGAACGTACTTCTGGGTTTATTCTTCCTGTTTCATAGTTGTCGTTTGATGCACTTACTGCTTCAATTTCAACAAGACCGAGTTCCGAAGTAGGTAAAATTAAACCAGGATATATTTCTTGTCCATCAGTATCAATTACTTCATAAGATGCATCAGAAAAGTCTGTCCCAACATAGGTAATTACGCCATCTTTAAAAGCGATTACTCCATCTTTAATCACTTTGCCTTTACCATCGTGAAGTAAAGCTCCTTTCAGAATTATACCTTTTGTTTGACTTTTAGCAGGAGAAGGAACTTGAGCCATAACTTTTATGGATAAGCCAAGAACCCCAATCAGTGCAATAATTAATTTTATATTTTTCATTTTATATCTTCTTTAAAGGGTTAGTCAAGGTGTAAATAATCGCAATGCATATGTTGCTCAATTTTAGGAGCTACATCTTTCACTTTGTCACCTGCTTTTTCTGCTGCTTGCATTTTAGCCACTAACCTTGCTCTTTCTTTTTGCATGTCCTTTTTAAGTTGCTTATCTTTTTCTAAAGAGAAATAGATGGTACCATCAACTAAAGTATGAGTAGGTTTTGCATAGATTGAAAGAGGATTGTCTGACCATAAAACAAGGTCTGCATCTTTTCCGATCTTTATTGAACCCACTTTATGATCTACATGTAATAACTTTGCAGGGTTTAGGGTAACCATTTTCCAAGCTTCTTCCTCGCTCATATCTGCATACTTAACACTTTTTGCAGCCTCTTGATTTAAACGACGACCCATTTCAGAATCATCAGAATTAATAGCAACAGTAATACCTTGAGACGCCATTAAAGCAGCATTTTGAGGAATAGCCTCATAAACTTCAAATTTATACGCCCACCAATCGGAGAAAGTTGATGCCCCTGCACCATGTTCTTTCATTTTATCAGCTACTTTATAACCTTCTAAAATATGCGTGAATGTATTTACTCTAAAATCAAAACTATCTGCCACCTTCATCAACATATTAATTTCTGATTGTACATAAGAGTGACACGAGATAAAACGTTCATCATTTAGAATTTGTGCCAATGCCTCTAATTGTAAATCTTTACGCGGCTTAGGTCCTTTACCAGCATACGTTTTTTGAGCATCATCATAAACTTTTGCCCTAGTAAAACCATCTATATAAACGGCTTCTACACCCATTCTTGTTTGTGGAAAACGATCTGACATTGGCCAGCTAGAACGTTTTACATTTTCACCTAAGGCGAACTTTATAAATGGTTTTGCTTCTTTAAAAATTAAATCGTTTGGATTAGTTTTACCCCATCTAAATTTAATAACAGCAGATTGCCCACCAACAGGATTGGCAGAACCATGTAATAATTGAGCAGATGTTACACCACCTGCTAATTGACGGTATATATCTACATCGTTAGGGTTAAGTACATCTTCCATTCTTACCATAGACGACATTACAGCAACATCGTTTACACTAAATAATGCAATGTGTGAATGTTCATCTATTATACCATTTGTAAGGTGTTTGCCTGTACCATCAATTACTTTAGTACTTTTATTAGCTTTAAGACTATTTCCTATTTTAGCAATCTTACCATCTTTTATAAGTACGTCTGTATTCTTAATAATACCTTGCTCTTCATTGGTCCAAATAGTTGCATTTTTAATCAGAATAGTTTCTTGTTGTGCAATTTCTTTACTGCCATAAGCACTAAAAGGGAAAATGATATCACCTAATTCTGGGTTAGCTTCTACCTCTTCTTTTTTCTTTTCTTCTGTATTTGATGCGGATTTAATAGCCGTCCATTTTAACCAACTTCCATCTGCATTTTTTCCTTCACCAGAAAAATTACCTTCGTTATTTGCCCAACCAGAAAGTCGGATTGATGTAGCTTTTGTTGTTGTATCTGATTTAAATGATAAAGAAAGTATACCATCGGCAATAGCTGCTTTAGTATCTAGTTTTAAAGAGTCGTTTACTGTAACATTCCATTTTGCAGATGTATTATCTTTACCTGTAACTTTTAAAGTATA includes:
- a CDS encoding amidohydrolase family protein; protein product: MNKHNFIYGIIVLLFGIGNTLLAQENFTINGVRDDRSNYYAFTNASVHISPTQTLQNATLVIKEGKIVSVLEGNSVPKGAAEINVKGKHIYASFIDANTHYGMPKVEKGNFWSWSEPEKIGPQNPKAYNANDAIKANTNAAELFKSEGKVAKEMRSIGFGSALTYLPDGIARGTSALVTFGDGKANELMLSEKVGAHLAFDKGSSKQMYPVSTMGYVALLRQTYYDAEWYKTTGHEKFTDVTLEAFNRSQNFPQFFATKDLFDLERAAKVAKEFQKQYIYVGNGDEYQDIATLKLINPTLILPVDFPQALNVNDPIDAMNATFSEMKHWELAPSNLSLLAKENIRFSITAFDLSSKANFLKNIRLAVKRGLSEEQVLAALTTIPASYTNSSDRLGTIEKGKIANFIIASAPLFTEEGDVLENWVRGKRYVAKAWNTNDFRGQYTLTVADSTYTLKVTGKDNTSAKWNVTVNDSLKLDTKAAIADGILSLSFKSDTTTKATSIRLSGWANNEGNFSGEGKNADGSWLKWTAIKSASNTEEKKKEEVEANPELGDIIFPFSAYGSKEIAQQETILIKNATIWTNEEQGIIKNTDVLIKDGKIAKIGNSLKANKSTKVIDGTGKHLTNGIIDEHSHIALFSVNDVAVMSSMVRMEDVLNPNDVDIYRQLAGGVTSAQLLHGSANPVGGQSAVIKFRWGKTNPNDLIFKEAKPFIKFALGENVKRSSWPMSDRFPQTRMGVEAVYIDGFTRAKVYDDAQKTYAGKGPKPRKDLQLEALAQILNDERFISCHSYVQSEINMLMKVADSFDFRVNTFTHILEGYKVADKMKEHGAGASTFSDWWAYKFEVYEAIPQNAALMASQGITVAINSDDSEMGRRLNQEAAKSVKYADMSEEEAWKMVTLNPAKLLHVDHKVGSIKIGKDADLVLWSDNPLSIYAKPTHTLVDGTIYFSLEKDKQLKKDMQKERARLVAKMQAAEKAGDKVKDVAPKIEQHMHCDYLHLD
- a CDS encoding alpha/beta hydrolase, translating into MSSTTLFNPAKNKKSKHPIILVHGALFNAEAWKGNFYEYFSEIGYDTYAISLSGHGENGNKVLLNLYGLEIYTNDVINLITSLEEKPIVIGHSMGGIVTQLVAQRVSLQAAVLLAAVPPYGILNSMTSSFFSNPISWGKFAASTLFPFWKFINTEAPEGIYTTPPSREVQMHVGRNIQRESIRAMLEMCLKDFAIKPEKVNFPMYHIGFRDDKIIFPEDVEKTAALYNHESKIFENMAHAFMFEPTWENVAKHVEEWLNNQ
- a CDS encoding amidohydrolase family protein, producing the protein MKNIKLIIALIGVLGLSIKVMAQVPSPAKSQTKGIILKGALLHDGKGKVIKDGVIAFKDGVITYVGTDFSDASYEVIDTDGQEIYPGLILPTSELGLVEIEAVSASNDNYETGRINPEVRSVIAFNTDSHVIPTVRSNGILVEQVMPKGGIFSGRSSIVQLDAWNWEDAIVQENDGQHLHWPNKYYAPGWTSPEKGLQISKTYQKYVKVIEHTLMDAEAYSKATDIKLPDFPMEAMKELFSGKEKLFIHVDEAKSIVSAVKMAQKYNIQNIVVVGGADAWLITDFLKENNIPVLLTDVHSLPEREQEAYDLPYKRAALLQEAGILVGLTHSSASNSRNLPFYAGTAAAFGVEKEEALKMITSNTAKILGIEEKYGSLEVGKSATLVISKGDLLDMRTSKVTIAFIDGRAIDLNNKHSMLYQKFKDKYEN